One window of Tachysurus vachellii isolate PV-2020 chromosome 21, HZAU_Pvac_v1, whole genome shotgun sequence genomic DNA carries:
- the myclb gene encoding protein L-Myc-1b, which yields MPGISASLLPYACWDMGEPDQYQHYFYDDHDPDEDVFKSTAPSEDIWKKFELVPTPPMSPVRRVDETAVCPSLGDKLEWVSHFLGQDDEQEAQCNLSSIILQDCMWSGFSATQRLEKAVSEHMLCQGVAKVPLVPQIPPSRSQSGHVESLSLSNPMADCVDPAAVLTFPLSGCKKQVSSGSESHTDSSDDEEIDVVTVEHKHGKSRAVNSRKPVTITVRADPHDPCTKRFHISIHQQQHNYAAPSPDLEPPRKRIRQETSQTQPGSTLHELESKPHTPVASVSIPIHSTTPTSTPLASSHHGLKSQPASPQSSDSEDMDRRKNHNFLERKRRNDLRSRFLALRDEIPGLVDCPKTPKVVILTKATEYLHLLHATDKQKAQEKKHLKNRHQQLLRRIAELKRF from the exons ATGCCGGGAATCAGCGCGAGCCTTTTACCTTATGCATGCTGGGACATGGGGGAGCCGGATCAGTACCAACATTACTTCTATGATGACCATGATCCAGATGAAGACGTCTTTAAGTCCACTGCACCAAGTGAGGACATCTGGAAGAAGTTTGAGCTGGTGCCCACACCGCCCATGTCTCCTGTGAGGAGGGTGGATGAAACAGCTGTGTGTCCATCTCTGGGGGACAAACTTGAGTGGGTGTCCCACTTTCTTGGCCAGGACGATGAGCAAGAGGCCCAGTGTAACCTCAGCTCTATAATTTTACAGGACTGCATGTGGAGCGGCTTTTCAGCCACTCAAAGGCTTGAAAAGGCTGTCAGTGAGCACATGTTATGCCAGGGTGTGGCCAAGGTGCCTCTTGTCCCCCAGATTCCCCCTTCGAGGTCACAGAGTGGTCACGTGGAGTCGTTATCTCTCAGCAATCCGATGGCCGACTGTGTGGATCCGGCTGCTGTGTTGACCTTCCCGCTGAGCGGCTGCAAGAAGCAGGTGTCCTCTGGCTCtgagtcacacacagactcttctG ATGATGAGGAGATTGACGTCGTGACGGTGGAACACAAGCATGGCAAGTCACGGGCAGTGAACTCACGCAAGCCGGTTACCATCACAGTGCGCGCTGACCCACACGACCCATGCACAAAGCGCTTCCACATCTCCATCCACCAACAGCAGCACAACTATGCCGCCCCGTCCCCTGATTTAGAGCCCCCTCGCAAGAGGATCCGCCAGGAGACCTCCCAGACCCAGCCAGGATCCACACTCCACGAGCTCGAGagcaaaccacacacacctgttgCATCTGTTTCCATTCCCATACACTCCACAACACCCACCTCGACACCCCTCGCCTCATCCCATCATGGCCTTAAATCGCAGCCGGCCAGCCCTCAAAGCTCAGACAGCGAAGACATGGACAGACGCAAAAACCACAATTTCCTGGAGAGGAAGAGACGCAACGACCTGCGTTCACGCTTCCTGGCCCTGAGAGACGAGATTCCCGGCCTCGTGGACTGTCCGAAGACACCCAAAGTGGTGATTCTGACCAAGGCGACTGAGTACCTGCATCTGCTACATGCCACAGACAAGCAAAAAGCCCAGGAGAAGAAGCATCTCAAAAACAGGCATCAACAGCTCCTTCGGAGGATAGCAGAACTGAAACGCTTTTAA